In one Pasteuria penetrans genomic region, the following are encoded:
- a CDS encoding group II intron maturase-specific domain-containing protein translates to MAGQLNPILIGWINYYGVF, encoded by the coding sequence ATAGCCGGGCAACTCAATCCAATACTGATAGGGTGGATCAATTACTATGGCGTTTTCTAG
- a CDS encoding CPBP family intramembrane glutamic endopeptidase has protein sequence MLTIYLPVMLKAVGAVLLVLFDRSYKRSIVHGGRKFTLIKNIGKIIDIGTIIVSFVLSAILLMHMDSLIEPFYNSSVFEKLAFFSFLSFCLLPFLVSLWPTFRSYVMIKLGLEPQRYLHRVTVYWILYEIAYFIGYQQVFVGVRSDVPIHARNGIFIDGAPIIDDLLYTLCGAVPAILAVGIGITRNKKETLARLGLGRKLTCKGFFLCNCLLVASLLYSSVLVFLFGDEHHGLDDSVSVLDSLVLYFVIGVCTAIGEELLYRGALQPRLGIWVTSIVFVVGHLQKAWFGLLITFLNSLLMGWIAHRYNLWLSMWFHMFRNTLVLILYPLLFYPLLLRVWNLWGG, from the coding sequence TTGTTAACTATATACCTTCCAGTTATGCTAAAGGCAGTCGGTGCTGTCCTTCTTGTGCTTTTCGATCGCAGCTATAAGCGGTCTATAGTTCACGGAGGCAGAAAATTTACACTAATAAAGAATATCGGGAAAATTATTGATATAGGAACTATCATAGTATCATTTGTTTTATCCGCTATCTTATTGATGCACATGGATTCATTAATAGAACCTTTTTATAATTCATCTGTATTCGAGAAGTTGGCTTTTTTTTCTTTTTTGTCCTTCTGTCTGTTGCCATTTTTAGTTTCCCTATGGCCAACATTCCGGTCCTATGTCATGATAAAATTAGGTTTGGAACCCCAGCGGTATCTTCATCGTGTTACAGTCTATTGGATACTTTATGAAATTGCCTACTTCATAGGTTATCAGCAAGTATTTGTAGGGGTCCGTTCGGATGTACCGATCCATGCGAGAAATGGAATTTTTATTGATGGGGCACCGATTATTGATGATTTATTGTATACTTTGTGTGGTGCTGTTCCTGCTATCCTCGCTGTGGGGATAGGAATTACCCGTAATAAGAAAGAAACATTGGCTCGTTTAGGACTCGGGAGAAAACTAACATGCAAGGGTTTTTTTCTCTGTAACTGTCTCCTCGTTGCTTCCTTGTTGTACTCATCAGTGCTTGTATTTTTATTTGGAGACGAACATCATGGGTTGGATGATTCTGTGTCGGTACTGGATTCGCTCGTTCTTTATTTTGTGATAGGGGTTTGTACTGCAATCGGTGAGGAACTTTTGTATAGAGGGGCTTTGCAGCCACGTTTGGGAATTTGGGTTACTAGCATTGTGTTTGTTGTGGGCCACCTTCAGAAAGCATGGTTCGGATTACTGATCACTTTTCTGAATTCATTACTCATGGGCTGGATAGCGCATCGGTACAACCTATGGTTATCTATGTGGTTTCATATGTTTCGCAATACTTTAGTTCTTATCCTCTACCCCCTACTATTCTATCCTCTACTACTTAGGGTTTGGAATCTATGGGGCGGTTAG
- a CDS encoding IMPACT family protein has translation MNHPVDQRTLAKPAEHTLILRRSRFVGYARPIEDMSSWDTFHMGVKQTHRRATHCTYAYVLTPHQKKSYDAGEPKGSAGKPILEVLQSAQLHHAAVIVVRYFGGTRLGLGGLIRAYAQTAKGVIQAAGYGTRQLHSYSKFTLPHRHLATAQHLLQNVQAIDIKATFSEQVTLTAWVPDTKMRCLTHQLKNRTHDLMITTGEKRWKVVAE, from the coding sequence TTGAATCACCCTGTGGACCAACGCACCCTAGCCAAACCCGCCGAGCACACTCTCATCCTGCGCCGGTCACGTTTCGTGGGCTATGCACGACCCATCGAGGATATGTCTTCCTGGGATACCTTCCACATGGGGGTTAAGCAAACCCATAGAAGGGCCACCCACTGCACCTACGCCTATGTTCTCACCCCGCATCAAAAAAAATCATATGACGCAGGGGAACCCAAGGGATCGGCAGGAAAACCCATCCTAGAGGTCCTACAGTCCGCCCAACTACACCATGCAGCCGTCATTGTAGTTCGTTACTTTGGTGGTACCCGCCTGGGATTAGGGGGCCTTATACGCGCATACGCACAAACAGCCAAGGGGGTCATACAAGCTGCTGGTTATGGTACGAGACAATTGCACAGCTACTCGAAGTTCACCCTACCCCATCGTCACCTCGCTACCGCACAGCACCTTCTGCAAAATGTACAAGCTATAGATATAAAAGCAACATTTTCCGAACAGGTTACCCTCACCGCCTGGGTACCTGACACGAAAATGAGGTGCTTAACCCATCAGCTAAAAAACCGAACCCACGATCTTATGATCACAACCGGGGAAAAACGTTGGAAAGTCGTTGCTGAATGA
- the metK gene encoding methionine adenosyltransferase produces the protein MSVPQHRFFTSESVTAGHPDKMCDQISDAILDSILSQDPDARVACETLVTTGLVLVAGEISTHCYVDIPSVVRSTIAEIGYVRAKYGFDASTCSVLTSIDEQSPDIAQGVDTAWENRCFASLQGFGDSLGAGDQGMMFGFACNDTPEKMPLPISLANRLAQQLHRVRIEEKVPYLRPDGKVQVTVEYDEYGLPVRIDTVVCSAQHAEQVDVRRMEEDLRRFVIQPVLPSSMLDEKTRYFINPSGRFVIGGPKGDAGLTGRKVIVDTYGGFARHGGGAFSGKDPTKVDRSGAYAARYVAKNIVAAGLADCCEVQLAYAIGVSQPVSILVETFGTGQLSGTELAALVAKEFDLSPSGIIGMLRLRRPIYRSLAAYGHFGRMDMDLPWERTDRLASLQRAARILQPV, from the coding sequence GTGTCTGTTCCACAACACCGCTTTTTTACGTCGGAATCCGTTACTGCGGGTCATCCGGATAAGATGTGCGATCAGATTTCAGATGCTATTCTAGATTCCATTTTGTCACAAGATCCCGATGCTCGTGTGGCCTGTGAGACCCTTGTCACTACAGGTTTGGTGTTGGTAGCAGGCGAAATTTCTACTCATTGCTATGTCGATATACCGAGTGTGGTTCGTTCTACTATTGCCGAGATCGGTTATGTGCGTGCCAAGTATGGTTTTGATGCGTCTACCTGTTCCGTCCTTACTTCTATCGATGAACAGTCGCCCGATATTGCGCAAGGGGTAGATACAGCTTGGGAGAATCGTTGTTTTGCTTCCCTGCAGGGTTTTGGGGATTCCTTGGGAGCAGGGGATCAAGGGATGATGTTTGGCTTTGCTTGCAATGATACACCGGAGAAGATGCCCTTGCCGATTTCCTTGGCCAATCGTCTTGCTCAGCAGTTGCATAGGGTACGAATCGAAGAAAAGGTCCCCTATTTGCGTCCGGACGGGAAGGTTCAGGTGACGGTGGAGTATGATGAGTATGGTTTACCTGTACGAATTGATACGGTTGTTTGTTCAGCGCAGCATGCGGAGCAGGTAGATGTGCGGCGGATGGAAGAGGATTTGCGACGTTTTGTGATTCAGCCTGTGTTGCCATCATCTATGCTGGATGAAAAGACGCGGTATTTTATCAACCCTAGTGGTCGGTTTGTGATTGGGGGCCCCAAGGGGGACGCTGGGCTTACGGGGCGGAAGGTTATTGTAGATACGTATGGTGGTTTTGCTCGACATGGTGGGGGGGCCTTTTCAGGTAAGGACCCTACTAAGGTAGACCGCTCTGGTGCGTACGCTGCTCGTTATGTGGCCAAAAATATCGTAGCAGCTGGCTTGGCTGATTGTTGCGAGGTTCAGCTGGCTTATGCCATTGGAGTCTCACAGCCTGTTTCCATACTTGTGGAGACGTTCGGTACAGGGCAGTTGTCGGGAACCGAGTTGGCGGCTTTAGTGGCTAAGGAGTTTGATTTATCTCCGTCTGGTATCATTGGCATGTTGCGACTGCGGAGGCCTATTTATAGATCCCTGGCAGCCTATGGTCATTTTGGCCGTATGGATATGGATTTACCCTGGGAGAGGACGGATCGTTTGGCCTCATTGCAGAGGGCGGCACGCATTCTACAACCTGTATGA
- a CDS encoding DUF1146 domain-containing protein → MRMMDAGWTGLGTTPESALRLMVLVQSGVHLLVILLSVVVCWFALHSINWGHLLIPLQVRRYRVLLIVLAMVFGFGLTQFFFDCSDWSQSLIYFDDRNGYQALFHLPLTVLSIVACGMALRSVRWERVLIPSQRLRARFLVVIVTVVLGYFLSKFLSSYFDWFRTFLLQIFY, encoded by the coding sequence ATGAGAATGATGGATGCAGGATGGACAGGGCTGGGTACTACGCCGGAGTCAGCATTGCGCCTTATGGTGTTGGTTCAGTCTGGTGTGCATTTGTTAGTGATTTTGCTGAGTGTAGTGGTTTGCTGGTTTGCCCTTCACTCGATAAACTGGGGGCATTTGTTGATTCCCTTGCAGGTTAGAAGGTATCGGGTGTTGTTGATTGTGCTGGCTATGGTATTCGGATTTGGTTTAACGCAATTTTTTTTCGATTGTAGTGATTGGTCCCAGTCATTGATCTATTTTGATGATCGGAATGGGTACCAGGCGTTGTTTCATCTTCCCCTGACTGTGTTGAGCATTGTTGCCTGCGGTATGGCTCTGCGTTCGGTACGTTGGGAACGGGTATTGATTCCAAGCCAGCGATTGAGGGCCAGATTCTTGGTGGTAATCGTTACTGTTGTGCTCGGGTATTTTCTATCTAAATTTTTATCTTCTTACTTTGATTGGTTCCGTACATTTTTATTACAAATTTTTTATTAA
- the murA gene encoding UDP-N-acetylglucosamine 1-carboxyvinyltransferase, which produces MGKIVVRGGVRLRGRVRVYGAKNASLPLIAASLLPIRGRTMIHDVPTGIEDVRVIVQLLRSLGVRVTEGVGQVLVRSGDIVSAEAPYDLVCKMRASITVMGPLLARHRYAKIPLPGGCKIGSRPIDLHLKGLQALGASFRIEKGCVEGRVVDHLRGANIYLDTPSVGATQNIMMAATLAKGFTVIKNAALEPEIIDLSNFLNAMGAKVRGAGTNEIRIEGVKVLHGCEYTVIPDRIEAGTYMVGAAITRGEIFIEGAIADHLTALIAKLREMGVRIHDTQNGIHVEAHRVPLHGVDIQTQPYPGMPTDLQAQMMALLLTVPGTSLVSETVFENRFMHAEELRRMGARIRINGHTAVIDGGYPLSGARVKSTDLRAGATMVLAGLAASGQTEVEGVHHIDRGYVDLEGSLRMLGADVVRVSADSTTSAPSDPLLRRQG; this is translated from the coding sequence TTGGGAAAAATTGTAGTACGGGGTGGGGTCCGTCTGCGTGGAAGGGTTCGCGTGTATGGGGCTAAGAATGCTTCTCTGCCCCTCATCGCAGCAAGTCTGTTGCCTATTCGGGGGAGAACGATGATCCACGATGTTCCCACTGGGATAGAGGACGTGCGGGTGATTGTGCAGTTGCTGAGGAGCTTGGGTGTCCGTGTCACTGAGGGCGTGGGGCAAGTGTTGGTCCGTTCGGGGGATATTGTCTCTGCGGAGGCTCCTTATGACCTGGTCTGTAAGATGAGGGCTTCGATTACCGTAATGGGGCCGTTGTTGGCGCGGCATCGTTATGCCAAGATCCCTCTACCAGGTGGTTGCAAGATCGGTTCCCGTCCTATTGATCTTCATCTGAAGGGGTTGCAGGCCTTGGGGGCCTCTTTCCGGATTGAGAAGGGTTGTGTGGAGGGCCGGGTTGTGGATCATCTCCGGGGTGCCAATATTTATCTTGACACCCCTAGCGTAGGGGCTACGCAGAATATCATGATGGCGGCCACGCTGGCTAAGGGGTTCACGGTAATCAAGAACGCTGCACTCGAACCTGAAATTATCGACCTCTCCAATTTTCTGAATGCTATGGGGGCTAAGGTTCGTGGAGCGGGTACGAATGAGATTCGTATCGAAGGTGTAAAGGTATTGCATGGCTGCGAATATACGGTCATTCCGGATCGGATCGAGGCCGGCACGTATATGGTTGGTGCTGCTATTACACGGGGGGAAATTTTTATTGAGGGTGCCATCGCTGATCATCTGACGGCGCTCATTGCCAAATTGCGTGAGATGGGTGTCAGGATTCATGATACGCAGAATGGTATTCATGTAGAGGCCCATCGTGTCCCTCTACATGGTGTGGATATCCAGACCCAGCCTTACCCTGGTATGCCCACGGATTTGCAGGCACAGATGATGGCTCTGTTGCTCACGGTTCCTGGGACCAGTCTTGTAAGTGAGACGGTTTTCGAGAATCGATTTATGCATGCCGAGGAGTTGAGACGGATGGGGGCGAGGATCCGGATCAATGGTCATACGGCAGTGATCGATGGGGGTTATCCTCTTTCGGGGGCACGCGTGAAGTCTACAGATTTGCGTGCTGGGGCCACTATGGTATTGGCGGGTTTGGCGGCCTCGGGCCAGACGGAGGTGGAGGGTGTGCATCATATTGATCGTGGCTACGTAGATTTGGAAGGGAGTTTGCGTATGCTGGGTGCAGATGTGGTACGTGTTTCTGCAGATTCGACTACATCGGCACCCTCGGATCCACTGTTGAGGCGCCAGGGTTAG
- a CDS encoding SpoIID/LytB domain-containing protein, with product MLRGRWAVSRVVGCLCMVSSSLLWPVSEVQGQFVHNGRVGCSSRGSPCSGCSFPKTVRVKIQRTNQVETVPLEDYVTRVVASEMSDRYHPRALQMQALVARTNIVHRIWRRCISAEPVSTFDVPDSVQLEYKDLSFLRSRSRGSENLAKLLRVSAGAAEATRGMMLVYRGQPINALFSSSNNGFTQASADYFAGVPVPYLVSRRSEYEDPPVVQQDYAWVSFLSRLFPGIGSITPDDITHFCQGLVRNRSGYVRTARMRSHVLSGRQVRERLGLRSSDFTCRILPGHNRVQFTVRGYGHGVGMSQYGVNLMAKKGKTLSEMVQQYYPGANISKFS from the coding sequence GTGCTTCGAGGTCGATGGGCCGTTTCCAGGGTGGTAGGTTGTTTGTGTATGGTGAGTAGTAGCTTACTATGGCCAGTTTCCGAAGTACAGGGGCAATTCGTTCATAACGGAAGGGTTGGATGTAGTTCCCGCGGGAGTCCTTGCAGTGGGTGTTCTTTTCCAAAAACCGTTCGGGTGAAAATCCAACGAACGAACCAGGTGGAAACGGTACCTTTGGAGGATTATGTGACTCGTGTGGTTGCTTCCGAGATGAGTGATCGCTATCACCCGAGAGCGTTGCAGATGCAGGCCCTCGTGGCTCGTACCAATATTGTGCACCGCATTTGGCGTCGTTGCATCTCAGCCGAGCCCGTGTCAACGTTCGATGTTCCCGATTCCGTTCAATTGGAATATAAGGATTTATCCTTTTTGCGTTCCAGATCTCGTGGCTCTGAAAATCTGGCGAAGCTTCTTAGGGTGTCTGCAGGGGCTGCAGAGGCCACACGAGGCATGATGTTGGTTTATCGTGGACAACCTATCAATGCGTTGTTTTCTTCTTCCAACAATGGTTTCACACAGGCCTCTGCGGATTACTTTGCCGGGGTACCTGTACCCTATTTAGTGAGTAGGAGATCAGAGTACGAGGATCCGCCCGTTGTGCAGCAGGATTACGCATGGGTGAGTTTTCTTTCCCGCCTGTTTCCTGGAATAGGTTCCATAACACCAGATGATATCACTCATTTTTGCCAGGGATTGGTTCGTAATAGGAGTGGTTATGTGCGAACGGCCCGGATGCGGTCGCATGTATTGAGTGGTCGTCAGGTACGTGAGCGGCTCGGTCTACGGTCTAGTGATTTCACCTGTAGGATTTTACCCGGTCACAACAGGGTACAGTTTACTGTGCGTGGTTATGGGCACGGGGTGGGTATGAGCCAGTATGGAGTGAATCTCATGGCCAAAAAGGGAAAGACATTGTCGGAAATGGTGCAACAATACTATCCGGGTGCAAATATATCTAAATTTTCCTAG
- a CDS encoding CPBP family intramembrane glutamic endopeptidase: MSLVAAAFVTSLVFYSTISLFVKFDHAYYQHTVVIERSPRQRLWQNCGKVVDVLFASFYFISIGIALLFQSPFFDGGIIEVACNVFSLLIYLFMGIFFLLPSVRDPVMTTLGLNAQRYLHRFLIVGIAYCIVVLVGMFPEIPLQGYDFLWNGYFHRPIVIEGVDGLAVPSVGVISYIPFINFLFFTLWALLGAGWTTTRTWRETIVRLGFHKKLTMKDWSIVTGLTISFLGIWFLGDALLSSSSMQKAFDISLPVAIPLAFLLILLPALGEELLYRGAIQPRLGIVWTSVISTIGSTILEPVSPSWQIVFWIFLSSLGLGWLANRYNLQASLWAHILLKAYIVLYIMKWV; this comes from the coding sequence ATGTCTTTGGTGGCGGCAGCATTTGTAACATCGCTTGTATTCTATTCTACAATATCGCTCTTTGTTAAATTCGACCATGCCTATTATCAACACACGGTTGTAATAGAGCGTAGTCCGCGGCAGAGGTTGTGGCAAAATTGCGGCAAAGTAGTTGATGTGTTGTTCGCGTCGTTTTATTTCATCTCCATCGGGATCGCCTTACTCTTCCAGTCCCCTTTCTTCGACGGGGGAATTATTGAAGTTGCATGCAATGTGTTTTCCCTGCTCATCTATTTGTTTATGGGGATTTTCTTTTTGCTACCCTCAGTAAGAGACCCGGTTATGACTACTCTGGGACTGAATGCACAGCGCTACCTTCATAGATTTCTCATTGTGGGAATCGCATACTGTATCGTCGTTTTGGTCGGCATGTTTCCTGAAATTCCCCTACAGGGGTATGATTTCTTATGGAATGGCTATTTTCACAGACCCATCGTAATAGAGGGCGTTGATGGCCTAGCCGTACCCTCTGTTGGTGTTATCTCATACATCCCGTTCATCAACTTCCTCTTCTTTACCCTATGGGCCTTACTGGGCGCAGGTTGGACCACAACGCGTACCTGGCGGGAAACAATAGTCCGCTTGGGATTCCACAAAAAACTAACGATGAAGGATTGGAGTATAGTTACCGGTCTTACCATCAGTTTTCTGGGAATTTGGTTCCTGGGGGATGCCCTCCTCTCTTCGTCTTCGATGCAGAAGGCATTTGATATTTCTCTACCAGTGGCTATCCCTCTTGCTTTCCTATTGATTCTACTTCCTGCACTAGGAGAAGAACTGCTATATCGGGGTGCTATACAACCTCGATTGGGAATCGTATGGACCAGCGTGATTTCCACCATTGGGTCTACCATTTTAGAACCGGTAAGCCCTAGCTGGCAGATCGTATTCTGGATCTTTCTCTCCTCTTTAGGACTGGGTTGGTTAGCAAATCGCTATAACCTACAGGCCTCCCTGTGGGCCCACATCCTTCTAAAAGCTTATATTGTTCTGTATATTATGAAGTGGGTGTAG
- a CDS encoding YugN family protein, with translation MILCQSRLIGTRTTLGEAIRIMKPLGFDLGGAKTNEQGFLDKALDEGDAAPHYYLRFPIRRPPDCNGMGIDDPEAIIEFQEPFVLRHEYRRGNDPSPNKTGIAGVMIDQFQSPLSDENLPISRRWVHQAQATLLQLERLWTQGKIETLQGTASVRGPQPQKD, from the coding sequence ATGATTCTATGTCAAAGCCGATTGATTGGGACAAGGACCACCCTAGGGGAAGCAATCCGCATCATGAAACCCCTAGGATTCGATCTAGGAGGGGCCAAAACCAACGAACAGGGATTCTTGGACAAGGCACTGGACGAGGGGGATGCTGCGCCCCACTACTACCTACGATTCCCCATTAGACGACCACCTGATTGCAATGGCATGGGTATTGATGATCCCGAGGCTATCATTGAATTTCAAGAACCCTTTGTCCTACGTCACGAATACCGGCGAGGAAACGACCCCTCCCCCAACAAAACGGGAATTGCAGGTGTCATGATCGACCAGTTCCAGTCACCCCTATCCGATGAAAATCTTCCCATCAGCAGACGATGGGTGCACCAGGCGCAAGCCACGCTACTCCAATTGGAGAGGCTCTGGACACAGGGAAAAATAGAGACACTACAGGGAACCGCTAGCGTACGTGGACCACAACCCCAAAAAGATTAG
- a CDS encoding M23 family metallopeptidase has product MPRLASEVVEEFMKKDGTKPQPPTSLEKAKRRYHLRRLLGKKWFFPVVYVTTACLIFSVLFVSRFLDFDSGTTSSSMGSPSTHRSQGIAPTVAPPVPPSMETRGVSSKGSRRGAQQDTSISAITRSEAMGWPVPLKSGAVRTMGFYQGGSSKGGGEGASLIHYENVFFPHSGIDFARPDGHTFDVLATAAGRVTRVEEDAVVGKQVEVTHPDGRKSIYQSLADIVVQKGQSVQRGQVLARAGNNRLEGGSGVHLHLETLDAQGRVVNPENQLRSDVVN; this is encoded by the coding sequence ATGCCCAGACTGGCTTCCGAGGTGGTGGAAGAATTTATGAAGAAGGATGGAACAAAGCCGCAACCTCCAACGTCATTGGAGAAAGCCAAGCGTCGATACCATTTGCGACGTTTGCTAGGTAAAAAGTGGTTTTTTCCCGTCGTATACGTAACAACTGCTTGTCTAATCTTCAGTGTTCTCTTTGTCTCGCGGTTTCTTGATTTTGATTCGGGAACCACCTCGTCCTCCATGGGGTCTCCTTCTACCCACCGTTCTCAGGGAATTGCTCCCACTGTTGCCCCTCCCGTTCCCCCCTCCATGGAGACCAGAGGTGTTTCGTCCAAAGGTAGTAGGAGGGGGGCTCAGCAGGATACCTCAATATCCGCTATTACCCGTTCAGAGGCTATGGGGTGGCCCGTTCCCTTGAAGTCGGGCGCGGTGAGAACTATGGGTTTTTATCAGGGTGGATCCTCCAAAGGGGGAGGAGAGGGGGCATCCCTAATTCATTATGAGAATGTTTTTTTCCCTCATTCGGGGATCGATTTTGCGCGTCCTGACGGTCATACATTCGATGTCTTGGCCACGGCCGCAGGGCGGGTTACCCGTGTGGAGGAGGATGCGGTTGTGGGTAAACAGGTTGAGGTTACTCATCCGGATGGACGGAAGAGTATTTATCAAAGTCTGGCCGATATCGTTGTTCAAAAGGGCCAGTCTGTGCAGAGAGGTCAAGTACTTGCGAGGGCAGGTAACAACCGATTGGAAGGTGGTTCCGGTGTCCATTTGCATTTGGAGACATTGGATGCCCAAGGGCGAGTGGTGAATCCGGAAAATCAGCTTCGGTCGGATGTCGTAAATTAG
- the spoIIID gene encoding sporulation transcriptional regulator SpoIIID, with amino-acid sequence MHDYIKERTIKIGRYFVETRNTVRTIAKEFGVSKSTVHKDLTERLPEINPDLANQVKEILEYHKSIRHIRGGEATKIKYKRKINPGRFPEGVGSRG; translated from the coding sequence GTGCATGACTATATCAAGGAGCGAACCATCAAAATTGGCCGCTACTTCGTCGAGACCCGCAATACGGTGCGAACGATTGCCAAGGAGTTTGGTGTCTCCAAGAGCACGGTGCACAAGGATCTTACAGAGAGGCTCCCGGAAATCAACCCAGATCTAGCGAACCAGGTGAAAGAGATCTTAGAGTACCACAAATCCATTCGTCATATTCGTGGTGGAGAGGCCACCAAAATAAAGTATAAGAGGAAAATAAACCCGGGACGTTTTCCTGAAGGCGTAGGATCCAGGGGCTGA
- a CDS encoding LCP family protein: MKTKPHKRRRWLWIVLGFLTTLFIATAIGANYLWNNIQTNNPTSPKNQERPANPATDPVTVLLLGVDKRPNNPGRADAIHLIHLDPRGKTVKMLAFPRDSYVEVPSHGTTKINHSYAYGGSPLVTKTVGNLLDIPIDGYIEVNMEGFRAIVDQLGGITVDTPFDFQFGGHEFHRGPMHLDGKQTLDFVRMRKADREGDIGRIKRGQIALKGIYHKALSLENAHLTPALLLELSHHIKTDLPLTQLYNLYGTYIQTKENLHIQPLHLTGKSARINGASVQQIDPEELKKIRDTLTENQ, translated from the coding sequence ATGAAAACTAAGCCGCACAAAAGGAGAAGATGGTTATGGATCGTACTGGGTTTCCTAACCACCCTCTTCATCGCAACCGCCATCGGTGCTAATTATCTGTGGAACAATATCCAGACCAACAACCCCACATCCCCCAAAAACCAGGAACGACCCGCGAACCCCGCAACGGACCCGGTAACTGTTTTGTTGCTCGGCGTAGATAAGCGACCTAACAATCCTGGGAGAGCCGACGCCATCCACCTTATCCACCTCGACCCAAGAGGAAAAACCGTTAAGATGCTAGCCTTTCCACGCGATTCCTATGTAGAAGTTCCTAGCCACGGTACCACAAAAATCAACCACAGTTATGCCTATGGGGGTTCCCCACTCGTCACCAAAACCGTGGGAAATCTACTAGATATCCCCATAGATGGCTATATAGAAGTCAATATGGAGGGCTTCCGCGCCATTGTAGACCAACTTGGGGGCATCACTGTAGACACACCTTTCGATTTTCAATTTGGAGGGCATGAATTCCACCGGGGTCCCATGCACCTCGACGGTAAACAGACCCTAGACTTCGTGAGAATGCGAAAGGCAGATCGGGAGGGAGACATTGGCCGCATCAAGCGGGGTCAGATTGCCTTAAAGGGCATCTACCATAAAGCACTTTCCCTCGAAAACGCCCACCTCACACCCGCTCTCCTTCTAGAACTCAGCCATCATATAAAAACCGACCTCCCTCTCACACAACTGTACAATCTCTATGGCACCTACATTCAAACAAAAGAGAACCTACACATCCAACCACTCCATCTGACAGGAAAATCAGCCAGAATAAACGGTGCATCCGTACAACAAATAGATCCAGAAGAACTAAAGAAAATACGTGACACCCTAACGGAAAACCAATAA
- a CDS encoding ABC transporter permease: protein MDLKTQRRNKNFPYFAPLWGSLWSNPWERWGLPIFCSLLSTLCVLALWIGIAGGIPGTEKFQFPTPMEVLGVLQEDPDLWLGAMKTTLFLCILGTLISIFLGIVLTILLYLLPTLKRFLHPILVSTKSIPMYVVAPMLVFPLGQSKATGVIVVVLVTFLPVFISMGRGMQQVDPVLYTYLEIAGASRWQRLIHLALPSSLGACLSGIELALISGVNGAVLAESIGAGQTDGIGYIARESSHFNFHTGRLFAAALLLVLTTLVLLFMVHVVSYLGFRRLKKWQGALG, encoded by the coding sequence ATGGATCTAAAGACGCAGCGGAGAAACAAAAATTTTCCCTACTTTGCCCCCCTATGGGGTAGTTTGTGGAGTAATCCATGGGAAAGATGGGGATTGCCTATATTCTGTTCCCTATTGAGTACCCTTTGTGTTCTTGCTCTATGGATAGGAATAGCAGGCGGTATCCCGGGAACGGAGAAATTCCAATTCCCTACCCCTATGGAAGTTTTGGGAGTACTGCAGGAAGATCCAGATCTTTGGTTGGGCGCCATGAAAACCACCCTTTTTCTGTGCATATTGGGCACCCTTATTAGTATTTTCCTTGGTATCGTATTGACTATTTTGCTCTATCTGTTGCCTACTCTCAAGAGGTTCCTACATCCTATTCTGGTATCGACTAAAAGCATTCCCATGTATGTGGTAGCCCCCATGCTAGTTTTTCCCCTGGGTCAATCGAAAGCAACAGGAGTTATCGTTGTCGTACTCGTTACCTTCCTACCTGTCTTCATTTCTATGGGCAGGGGAATGCAACAGGTGGATCCTGTTCTATACACTTACCTAGAAATAGCAGGCGCTTCTCGTTGGCAACGCCTCATTCATCTTGCGTTGCCCAGCAGTTTAGGGGCCTGTCTCTCTGGAATTGAATTGGCGCTCATTAGTGGCGTGAACGGGGCTGTACTAGCCGAGAGCATTGGGGCGGGTCAAACCGACGGGATAGGATATATTGCCCGTGAGTCCTCCCATTTCAACTTCCATACGGGACGTCTGTTTGCCGCTGCGTTACTTCTTGTTCTAACGACA